aaaacgAGGCTCGGCTTGGTACCCATAGCCCACCTTTGGGTACGTGTAAAGTCACGCGCGTGGGTATCGAGCCGGAGCGAATCAAAGTTCTACCATCCCGAGGAGGGAGGGCTACTTTGGGGAGTTGGGCCCGCCCACCAAAACCGCCCACGGAAAAAGCAGCTGCGCGGATTGAGTGGTGCGAAAGGGAAGCTACAGCAGATTGGATTCAAGTGAGACAGGCAGAGGGACTTCCGTGTGGGAAAAGGTGCACGGATAAAGGGGGAGAATATGTCACAGACTGAGCTCAGACTGGGAGGCCGGAATGGGCACAGACAAGCAGAGGCTGAAACGTGAAACTCGTTTTATTAGGCTCTGGACGATAGTATTCTTTGTACATGCTAGGTCCGGTGTGCACCGAGTCCAGCCCAGTCACAGCCGGGGGGAGACAGTTTCTGAGTGAGCCCAGGAGATGGAGGGCAAAAGAAACTTGGGATCGTGGCCCCAATACACAGGTAGGTAAGCTGAGGCCAGAGGAGGAACAGGGACGTGCCCGACGTCACCCAGCCAGCCGGGCACTGCGCTGGCCTCTTTTCTTCGGGCCAGGGTCATAGAGACGGAGCAGGACTCTGGCGTCGCGCTTACGGCGGCGCCCGTAGCTGTGGGGGTCCTGGGGCTCGCGGCCGGCCTTCCCTGAGAGCTCTTTGGTGGAGGCAGAGCTGAGCCAGTATATAATCTCTGGCAGGCGGTGCGTCTGGCATGTGCCCAGGGAACAGAGGCGCCTGCGGTTCTGGGCGACCTGATGCAGGGGCCGTCTGGGGAAGGAGCATGGGAGAAGACCGGGTTCAAACAGAATCCTCTCGAGAAAGGGGTCTCGGTGGGGTCGGGGCACCCAGAGCTCCGCCACAGGGCAGGCGCGTGTACAGATGACCATTCCACCGACGCGGAAAACCGTGGCCTGAAGAGGGCGCACGCTCCTCGCGGTCTCCTTCCCGCCCGGTCCCCGCCGCCACCCGCTTCTCACCTGCCCTTGGAGTCCGGGTCCCCCAGGATGGAGGAGGCGAGAAGCAACAGGAGGACGTGGGAAGTCATCGTGGGGTGGGGCCGGGAGTGGTCCTTGAAACCCCTGGGCGAAGCGGCCCTTCTGCagtgcggccccgccccctcccgacTCCCGCTTCAGCGCCAGTCCCCactcccccgggggggggggggaaccgaGGCCGAGTCCAGGCCACACCACGccagaagggaagacagaaccTGGATCCCCACGTCCTGTCCTTGGCGTCGGAGCCCCACACGGGTGTGCTGGTCACGCAGCGGCGCTCTGACCCTGGGAGGCCTCTGGAGAGCGACCCTTttaaggagggaagaggggcggGGCAGCTGACACCTGCTAGTGGTGACACAGCTTAGGGCTTccaggaaaggggtgggggcagggaggcgcTGGGCTTCTGGGACTTCAACCTCAACCCATCAGGGACCCTGCCTTGGAATGGCCAGGCTCCTTCGTGGGCAGGACAACGCGGGGCATGTTGCAGAGCCACCCGGGGGTGTGGACAAAGGGAGTCTGGGCCCCAGAATAGCCTGCAGACACCATCCTGGAAGGGGAAGAGGTGTAGACAGGTGCGAAGGGCCACAGGGCCTAGGGCTTCAGCTGTACTGAagcaggtgtcagcagggccatgaaAAGGAAAATTCTGGTGGCTTAGGTGGTCCAGGTCCTGGGACAGCATCCTGGGGGACGAGGGGCTCTGTACACAAGGCCGTGGGAAGGGTCGGGTGTGGATACCATGCCTGCAGCAGAGGCTGAACAGAGGGTCCCTGGGGAGCTGAGGTTGGGATAGCCtctggggaggcggggaggcccTGTGGCCCTAGGAGGGGACCCTTCCCTTGTCCCCCAACTCCAAGTTCCAAGCAAggctggggagagaagcagacaccccctccccacaagTTCTATCCCCTAACAACCCCCCccatgactcagtttccccagcgGCAGTAGCAGGCAGGGCAGCAGTCACTGCCAGTCAGCCCTGGCCTGGCCTTGGAGGGTCCCAGACAGGAAAAAACAGCCAGAGGAACAAtgtgtgtgctgggggggggggggggggggggggggggtggcggggggaagATGGCTTTCTGGGAAACCTAAGGGCCCAGCTGTGCTGGGAACCCACACCCCaaccctcccccagcccagcaggGCAGTGGAGTGGGAGGCCTGCCCAATGGGGACAAGTGGGAATGGGGCCTCAGGGGGCATGagtgagggggttgggggaggacacaggcccagagaggcgGACGGGGGAAGTGACCCTGGTGGAGGGTGTGGAAGGCAGagaccccactccaccccccagGAAGCCGAGCCGTCCCAGCTGAGGATTTATTGGCGTAAATGCAACCATATAAAAACATAAGTTATGAAAAACACAGTCACGATGTgccccccctcccagcccaggcccctAAAACCCCCttctgagggagggaaggagaggaagggggagcccCCAAACTGCCTAAGGATGCCGCAGCCCTTGGGCCCGTGCAGGGCCGGCCCGGCCGGGGTGGGAGAAGCCGGGCGCCGCCTCAGCGCATCCGGTAGTCAGTGGAGCAGGACAGCTCGCACAGCTGGCCCTTGAAGTCCAGGTCGATGGTGAAGTCCAGGTCGCgctgtggggagagggcagacgTGAGGGGCGCGCGCCACGGGGCAGGCAGAGACCCGAACCGTTGGGAGTCGGGAGGCAGCAGCGGGGCGCGCACTCCCAGGAGACCCTGCGGGGTCTTGTTTTGGTCCAAGGCCAGGCTGGAGACTCCCCGGGGCCGGTCCCACCCTCAAACCCACCTGGAGCCCGGCCCAACCGGGCTGCTCTGTCTCCCACATCCCGAGATCTTTCCCTATCCCAAGCCACTGGCGTCATTGCTTTTGAAGAAAGCAAACCCCTCTCCAGCCAAACTCAGGGGTCCCAACCCCGCCTTCTGCACTTCCTCTACTCCCAAGCTTCCGGGAAGCCAACACTTccatgctccccacccccccaggacTCCCCGGAAAGGCTCGGGGCAAAGTCACCTATAACCATGGTGGCGCCTGCCCTCAGTCCTCGCTGCACCCCATCCCAGGCGCCTGGGCTCCTCTCCCATCTCTGGGCATCTCCCTGTCTCTTTAGCTcaccgggtgtgtgtgtgtgtgtgtgtctctctctctctgtctctgtctctctctctcaagctcgGTACCACAGACATTTGGGGCCAGAGTGGAGGATGTTCCGGTGTCCTGTCACCGCGGGATGCGCAGCGGCATCCCTGCCACTCCCGGGAGCCACCAGTAGCATCCCTTCTCCAGTTCTGAGAGccccaaatgtctccagacaGAGACAAATGCCCTCTGGGGGGCAGCAAAGCTGCCTCTGCTGGAAGACCTCCAGCTTCCCTTGGAGAGCTGGCGTGACCTTGGGGCCTCCTCCGTCTCTGCTCCCCCGATCAGGATCCAGCCCTGGTGCACAGATCCACGCGTTTAGCCCAGGCCTCCGCCCTGgactccaggctccagagccttCGACCTCCCATGTACTCGGGGTTTCTCTGGGGGTCTCCGACTCAACCTAGCTGAGAGGGCTGGGCTGCCAGGGCCCCAGAACAGGCGGAGGTGCCCCTCCTGGGCCCACCCCCGAACCCCCGCAGCGCCTCACATTATTCTTGGCATTGGGCCGCATGCCAATGGTGCCAAAGATCTCCTCGCCCGTCTTCACGGTCAGGTAGTCCTCCATGTAGAACACGGTCTGCTTCCAGTGCGTGTACGGGGACTCGGGGCCTGGGGGGTGCGGTCGGGTCAGCCAGGacaccccccccaacaccccgCCATCCCGGGCCTTGGCCGGGCCCTTCCCTCTGGCCGGCCCCTTGATGACCTTGACTGAGCGGTGACAGGGGTCACCATCCCCGAATCCCTTCACTCCCATCAAGTCCTGGAGAGGGACCTCGTCTACtttcacaggtggggaaactgaggcaggacaGGCTCAGGTGAGCTGGCAGAGCCGCGGTCACAACACGGGCTCCCTCTGCCGGCTGCTGTGGCAcagcccccaccccggccccgcccctcgctCACTGGTGGAGAAGCCTGTCCTCTTGTGGCAGCGAGTGAACTCGATGTTGAAGTAGGCCACCAGCGCGTGCACGTAGTCATTCCGCTTCACTTGCAGGCAGAAGGGGGAGGTGAAGGTCAGGTCTTCCACCTTGACAGTGTAGATGTCCACCTCCTGCGGGACAGGCTCCGTGAGCCCCACTCCCCGGCACCCCGCCCAGCGTTCGTTCGGCCGAAGACCCTGGGGGTGCCACGCGGCAGTCCccagtcccctccctcccccaccggAAGCCCAAACTGGACAGTCCTACTTCCTAGAGCAACTGCCCGTGCTTGGCGTGTCACCCGTTACCCCTTCACTGGCGTCCCCCCGCCACGCTCTTGATGGCAGCCAGTGTGATGTGAAAACACTGGCAATGAGCTCACGTCAACCCCCGGCTCAAAACCCTAGGACGGTTCCCCGGCACTCTTTCTGGCAGGGTGCCCGGCCGCCCATCCAGCTCCTGTCTCCGCTCGCTCCagacttcctcttcctccacctggCTCTCGGCCCACCTCTTGTGGCCAAGCAAATTCTAGAATTCACCCCTCTGTCCGAACCACGAGCGGGCTTAGCTCACAAAGCTTTTTGATGGTCAAGgtggcttctctgggcctccggCGCCACCTCTGGCTGACAGGTCAGACTCCAAGACAAACACCTGGACCTGAGGTCTTGCTCAGGACCTGAGGTCAAGTGGCGGCCCTTCCTTGTCTCCAACCCCGGGGACAACCTGGCCACACACTCTCCCCCCCTCACCTTTATGAGGCAGGCGTTGGTGACCAACTGCTTAGGGTCCACCACGTCCACCAGGGGCTCCTTGATGGCCACGTCTTTGATGCAAGACATGTCAAAGCCATATACGTTCTCCCACCCTGGGGAGgcaagcagggaggagggtgagCCCGGCAGGGGGCGCTCAGGGCAAGCCAGTCCCACCCCACGGGCGTCCGAGGGACCCAAACTCACAGTGGATCTTGTAGTCTTTGTACTGCCGGTCTTCGATGGCCGTCACATACAGCGTGGCCCGGTCTGGGAAGATGAGGCCATCGGGTGCCTGccgaggggcagggggagggtgtgaAGGATGGGGGGAGACTTGGGACACCGGCCCCAAACGCGGACAACTTGCCTCTCTCTATCCACACACTCTTatctcctccctgcccacctggaCTCCTACAAGCGGCCTCTTCACTGGGTCCTGGCTTCTGTCCTCACGCCCTCATCTAGGAGCACCTCAGTCAGACCTGTCCTTCAGAGGTTCTGAAGGATCTGCAGGACCCTCCCTGGCTCCTCTGAGAGGAGAAACCAAAGTCTCACGCGAGTGCTCAGGCCCCCTGCACGTTCTGTTTCTTCAGTCCATTCCCTGTCCCTCAACACACAGTAAAAActctcctgccccaggacctttgcactaaCTATTTCCTGGGCCCAGGTGCTCTTCCCCCAGGATGTCATGCAGCCTTCCCCTTGACCAGGTCTCAGTCACCTCCCCCTGGGAGGCCTGCTCTGATCTGAGCACCTGGAACCATGGCCCTCCAGCCTCTATCCTCCTGCCCTGCCATGTTCTTCCCAGCACCAACCACCTCCTGACACTCCTCGTCAATGTCTAGCTCCTGGTGCCTGTAACATCCCATTTTGGCTCCGGGCCCTCCGACATCGGAGTGGTCAATCCCCTGTACGAAGTCCCCTGTGTGGGAAATATCTGCCATGGCTTTTGTCTTCTGCCCAGACCCCGACTGACAGGTATTCAACACGTGGCCGAAGGAGCCTGGCCCCAgcacacagcccccaccccaccaggggCCTCACCAGCCACTTGTCTCGGGCATAGAGAACGGTGTTGAGCATTGACTCGTAGAAAAGGCAGTAGCCCATCCACTCGCTGATAATGATGTCCACCTTCTCCACCGGAagctccacctcctccaccttcCCCTTGATGATGGTCACCActgcaggggcagacagaggcatGTGCACCCAGCCCTGAGGAGACCCGTCTGCTTGCCTCTGGCAGGGGAGGGAGTCggcaggtggcgggggggggggcagggtgggcagggcctAGGGATCCCACTGAGCAGCCCATTTTATCCAGGAAAGGCTGGGGCCGCATTTGGGCATCTTCAAAGAACTCGACCAGCTTGAAGCCACGCTCTGTGAACTCAGGGttttttacttcttgttttttaagtaatccctatgcccaacgtgaggcttgaactcacaaccctgagatcgagagttgcacgctccaccgactgagccagccggcgCCCCTCTGttaactctgttttaaaattcatccatcACTCTGGATATTTTTAAGGCAGAAGCAGAAATTTTGTATGGGTTAGGCATTAGGTGATATTAAGACTTTGTCGTTAACAATgtggtcatattttttttttttcaacgtttatttatttttgggacagagagagacagagcatgaacgggggaggggcagagagagagggagacacagaatcggaaacaggctccaggctctgagccatcagcccagagcccgacgcggggctcgaactcacggaccgcgagatcgtgacctggctgaagtcggacgcttcaccgactgcgccacccaggcgcccctatggtcaTATTTTTTGAATGGCTTCATCTATTAGAGACACACACAACAGGATTTACAGGAGAAATTTCGACATAATGGTTGAAATTTGCTTCAAATGGAGACATTTAAAGCTGACTGATAGACACCTGGGGGCTCATTATattagtctctctctcttaattgaTATATActagtctcttaaaaaaaaaaaaaatcacttcagggtcacctgggtggcttagtcagttaaacatctgactcttgatttcagctcaggtcatgatctcctgctttgtaagatcaagccctgtgtcagactctgtgccgacagtacagagcctgattgggattctctctccctctccccggctcgtgcatgcactctctttcaaaacaaattaacttaaaaaaagataacaatcACTTCAGTTTCTAGAATGCTAGGAGCCTCCACAGCCCGAAAACCCACCATCTTCTCATATTCTCTGCCCCTCGAACCTTGCAGGTGGGAACTTAAAAGCCATTtggtgcggggcgcctgggtggcgcagtcggttaagcgtccgacttcagccaggtcacgatctcgcggtccgtgagttcgagccccgcgtcgggctctgggctgatggctcagagcctggagcctgtttccgattctgtgtctccctctctctctgcccctcccccgttcatgctctgtctctctctgtcccaaaaataaataaacgttgaaaaaaaaaaaaaaattaaaaaaaaaagccatttggtGCGGTGCCAGGGTGTTTCAGCTaaacacctgactttggctcaggtgatgacctcacagttcgtgagttcaagccccacgctgggctctgtgctgacagctcggagcctggagcctgttttggattctgtatctccctctccccctctcaaaaataaataaacgttaaaaaaaaaaaaaaaaaaaaaaaaaaaaaaaaaaaggcaatgcgGCAACATCTACACAACTTGTGTTTTTGACCCGAGCATCCTACTTTTATAAAACTGACCTCACGGACATGCTAGTTTATATGTGAGATGACGTTATGTGCGAAGGGACGAACATCTCAGAAGCTGCTTACGTGTTCGCCCCCAGAGCCTGAATAAGAAAGCTGAggtgggagcgcctgggtggctcagccagttaagtgtccgactttggctcaggtcgtgatctcacagtccatgggttcgagccccacatcgggctctgtgctgacagctcggagcctggagcctgcttcagattctgtgtctccctctctctgtcccctcccctgcttgtgctctgtctctttccatctctcacaaatgagtaaacgttaaaaaaaaaaaaaaaaaagaaagcagaggtgtGTGCATCCAATGGGGATTGTCGAACCCCACTGCCAAGGGCCCCGGGGAAGTGGGAAATCCACTCACTCCATCCCCACAAACCCATTCTCTTCCTGGGCTCACCATGGTCTAACTTGTTGGCTTTGACGATCTTCACCGCATAATCAGAGATACTGGAACACTCGATCTGGGGGCCCAGAAAGAAGGGAGGGTGAGACTCCCCCACTCTGACCCTCAGCCCCCCCGTTCCCCTCCATCCAATCCCTGAGCCCTAAGGGGCTCCTCCCCgtccccaggcccaggcccacccGCCTGCCCAGGACACTCACCCCGATGACCTTGCGGGCTCCGGCCTTGGCAGCGAACATACAGAGGATCCCTGTGCCCGATCCCACGTCCAGCACCACCTTGTCCTTGAAGAGGTGCCGGTTGTGAAACATGGAGTTTCGGTACGTGAGGGTGCGCACCTCATCTTTCAGCATCTCCTGGGGGGCACGAGACACAAACACGCCATGAGGGTGCCCGCGTCCCCAGCTGGAAAACGGGGCAGCCTGGCCCCTGACACACTGGTGGTCTGGAGAGCTAGAGCTCAGCCCTCCCACTTCTTAGTCCCCTTGGAAGAAgtcatttcttggggcgcctgggtggcgcagtcggttaagcgtccgacttcagccgggtcacgatctcgcggtccgggagttcgagccccgtgtcgggctctgggccgatggctcagagcctggagcctgtttccgattctgtgtctccctctctcgctgcccctcccccgttcatgctctgtctctctctgtcccaaaaataaataaacgttgaaaaaaaaaaaaaaaaggaagaagtcattTCTCTTCCACATGCCTCCGTTTCCCTATTTGTAAAATCAGATTGGATGGACTAAACTCCCTCGCACCTTGGCCCGATTCTATTGTTGCCTCCTAAGCCCTAGTGATCTCTGGCTTTTACCCACTCAGTGCTACCAAactgttcaattaaaaaaaaaaaaaaaccagtgtagtttgttatgtatattttactacagttaaaaaaaaaaaaagagtcctttacaaaaaaaaagaaaaagcagaggtcCTCAGAATCCCCTCCCAGGCGCTTTCTGGGATACCAGCTTCCAGAAGGTGCAAAAGGGTCCAGAAGCCCTGTGTATCCAGGCGGGAGAGGCTGGGGGGCAGTCCCACCACCGGACACTAGAGGGCGGCAGACACCAGCTGACCCTGACCTCTAGCTGAAGTcgcaggcagggaggcaggcagacaggcgccccaaccccagcctcccAAGAGCTAAGGGCTGAGCTCCGTCTCCAAGGCAACTGCTGGGAGAGGCGACCCCGGGGTGTGTGCCTCCTACCCAGAGGGGCGGCCAGGCCCGCTGCCAGGGGAGGCAGTGCGCATGCGTGGGACATTAAGTTCCAGCCCTCCGGAAGATGCACATTAACCCCCTCAAGATGCGGCAGCTTTTGGAGCTGCTCACACTCACCTCGTGAATGCCGAAGTGAGCATAGGAATCAAAGTAGTAATCTTTGGACGTCATGTCCTCAGCGTTGGGCTTCTCGCTGCTTTCTGCTTGGCCACAGGAGACCTGGGAGGGGTGGACGGGAGCAGGGTCAAATCTGGGGGCTCTCCAAGCCCTCTCAAACATTCAGGTCCCTACTTCTCCCTCCCGAATCATACCATGGCAACCCTACAGCCCCCGCCTGCCATCTTGCCTCCCCCAGAACCCCCAAAACCTAACACCCCCACTTTCCTCTTCCAGGACCCCCCCAGAGCACCATCCAGGGGAATACCCCAATACCTCAGCCACGCCTACCATCTCTCCAGTTTCTCTGCCCCCGTCTCTAGCTCAGCccacagctggggaggggaggggaaggcagaactGAGGCAGACACGGGAAGGGCAAAggggggctggaaatggagttaagGAAGTAGCCACAGTATTTGGGGAGGCCAGATGGGAGCCACAAACCTGCAGGAGGTTTGTGCTAACGGTTTGGGGGCACAGGGTGAGCTGGTTTGAAGCAAGAGGAATCATGGTTAGCCGGCTAGAAAGGGCCTGATGTGTGGCAAGATATATTTATGTGGGGAAGGGTCTCACAAAAGGATATTTACTTCTTCAAGAGGCGGCTGGAGGCTCATCCCATTAGCCAAGGTGGCTACAAAATTCTAGGAGAGAGTAACAGGGAGAAAGGATTAGCTACTGGGAGTGGCTAGGGGAGGGTCAGGCCAGGGGACCCCCAGCTCACAGGGGAGGGGGTGTCTCCTGCAATTTGCCTATTCCTTGGCGGGGAGTGGTGGCAGAGGGAGCAAGTAAGGAGGCAGGGCTGCTTttaaaagggaggaggggagtggggggagaagagATGGGGTTCTGTCCCAGCTATGGCTGGAGAGATGGTGGCCCGCCCCCAAGTTGTCCCTCTCTGGCCAGGCACCTGACCATCCACACCTCCCCCATCCAGGCCAGAGGAACTGGCACCCGCCAGGCACACAGGCACTGCCAGCTGTCGCTCCCCCTCATCATCTAATCCCCCCAGATTATGTGACACTTCCTGACACGCACCCCCATCCTGGGGTGCCATGAgtagctggcgggggggggggagggctggcaGGGTGTACCCACTGGGCATCTGCCACCGCTGCAAACAAGTCTCTTGTCTGAGAGGGTTCCAGAAAGGAGGTGTGGCACACAGGCAGGGCTGGCACCCTGGCCACTAGCTCCTGCCTTGGGCTCAGGGAGCCCCCAAACAAAACCTGCTGGAGCCAGTCTCCTAGCTAATTACCCTCTTCCCATGAAGGCAGAGTCTGGGGAAGGAGGCCAGACTCTGGAACCCCTAACCGGACAATCCCCATCCTAGGACCCAGGCCCTaaacgccccccacccccccatcccaccACGGCCGCCTATCCGCCCCCCGTGTGGGGCCAAGTCCTGAGACAACTTCTAAGGAAAGTACTTCCGCCACCCACACAGACCCTGGTCCAGGAGCCAGCCAAGGAGGATAGAGGGGTCATTGGAGTGACCCCTGGGAGCTGCCTGCCCCCAATGCTaccagggaagaggagggagttCAGAGGCTCCATCAGATTACATCTCTTCCAGATGTGATCATCCTCTGGGCCCCAAGAAGCATGAAGTCACAGACGTGACCCACACAGCTCCaagctccacccccaccccacccccagccagtgAGGACACCTACCTATACAGGGTGACTGGTAAGGGGATTTCCCACTGGGACCCATTTCTGAACACCACTAATACCACGACCAGGCAAGTCCCAAGAGAGCCTGAAACAGCACCGAAGCCAACCCCACATGGCTGCACGAAAACTAAACCTTTCAGGAAACCATTTCAAGCCTCCAGGCTTAGGACCCTCAAACAGGGCTtcaggaaggggggaggggaccaTACCCCACCTTCGCGTATGCGCCGGGGAGAGAAAGATCTCCAATAGGAGGTAATTTATATTCCACCACATCCTTTTCATAGCAGAGACTCTCCCTCCCCTCGCCCGGGGAGGTGGGCTTTGGGGCACGCCCCATGAAAAAGATGTCCCTCCCACACACCCAGAAATGGCCACAAGGGGGTGCACGACGCCTTATCGGGAAGGATCTCCTTCAACTAGAggcccccccaccacccagagGGAGGTCACAGGGGCATGCCCCATCCCCCCAGCTCCCAAAGTCCCGGGCAGGGGAGAATCCACGGACAGGAAACCGGGGGCCCGGTGGGAAccaattcttcctcttcctccaatcCCAACCCATGACTGCACGAAACCTGGACCGAAGCCTAAGCAGATGCCCCGGTATCAGGAACGGCGTTGTAGAGAGTCGAGCTACACTGCTCCCCTCGAGAGACCCTTTACTTGTCCGAGGAACCGAAGTAAGCCCGCCCCGAGGGGTACTGAGCGATCccgggggagagggctgggggccTCGGAGGGAGGGTCGGAGCCTCCTCTCCGCCCCCCCGGGGCGCCCCTCCCCCGGTCGGGGGCGGGGCCTTTGTCCCGCACGTGGAGCCCGCCGGGCCACCGGGCACggcacaccccctccccacccaccgtGGCGCGGCCACGTGGGGGCCTGGCCGGAAgcgcccccagccctcctccacgTGGGAGGGGGCACGACACCCTCGGCTCAACCGGGTGCCGCAGGCCCCCGAAAGCCAGGAAACCCGCATCTCAAACTGTATCCTGGGATCTGGAGCATGCGCTTTCCCCTCCGTACGTCCGAGACCCTTCAGCCCCAATCCGCCCATTCGGAGCCCCTTCCCCACGACGAGGGCACAAAACATCGACCCCCAAACCGCCTCCTACCCCCGGCGGCGCTCCGGGCGCTCACCTCCATGATGCAGTTCGCGGCCTCGGCTGCCGCCATCTTCACCCGCACCTACTCCTCCTCCTGCCGCCGAGACCCCCCCCTTTCTCCGCACTCCCCCGGGACCGCCTTATACCGGAGGGTCCACGGCCCGCCCACCACGACCCCGCCAGGAGATCTCATTGGCAATGGAGGCGGCCCGTCTGAGAATATCGCTTAGCGACTGGGCAAAGAAGACGCCCATCAAAGTTGATGGGCCCGCCCGGTCTGGTGTGCGGAGCCCCGCCCCCTTAAGTCGACGGGATGGGAAAGACGGTCCGTCTATCGCAAGAACTGCGACTATGATTGGGCAAAGTCTACCAGAAgttccctcccctgctccgcCAAGCACCGCCTCAAAATTTCCCGGTGGGCCCCGCGCTAAGCAGACATCTTGAAAGAGAGCTGTCCATCACCTAAACAACCCGCCTCTTAATAGCTGCTATTGGTTTATCTGGAATGTGACGTCATGAATACTTTGGACAAGCCCTGTCAAGCTGCTGGTCTCAAGGAGAATGCGGCGATTGGCCCACGAGGAGTGAGGGAGGGCGGTCTTTAGGCTCCAGCTATTGGCTCAAAGGAACTGTCACTCCTCCTCCCTTGGAGGAGGCTTCTCCAAGGAGCCTTGGGTGGCTTCTCCCAGCCCTATGGGAGTTCAGAAGAAACAAGGGAGTTTGTGCCCACTTACCTGAGGGACAGTGAGAGGCTCAAAGAAAAGGAGGGCTTGTCTGGGTCCGAAACAAGTCAGCTATAGGACTCAGGCCTCACGACATATAGCCACCTAGTCCTCTACCTGACTGTCCCGAGTTTTCTAAATACAACCCCGCTCAAGCCACTTGGCCTTTGCCGGGTCCCCGTCCCCGCTGGAATACTCACCTCCCTTTGCCTGTCAACTCTTGTACATCTTTCTGGGCACACCTGAGATGCCACCTCTTCCGGGAAGCTTTTCTCCTCTTGCAGAAAAAATTACTACAGACCTTCCTGACTTATGATGGGGTTACGTCCCTGCCCCCAATAAACTGATAGTAAGTTAAAAATAACGGaacttgaaaatgcatttaatccACCTAACCAGCCGAAAATCATAGCTCAGCAATGTTTGGAatacttacattagcctacactTGGGCGACATCATCCAACACAGAgagtattttatacttaaatgtTGAATATCTCATATAATTAATTCATCGAATGCTGTTAGCATGGTTGTATGGGTGCACAATGGTTGTATGTG
The sequence above is a segment of the Leopardus geoffroyi isolate Oge1 chromosome E2, O.geoffroyi_Oge1_pat1.0, whole genome shotgun sequence genome. Coding sequences within it:
- the PRMT1 gene encoding protein arginine N-methyltransferase 1 isoform X3, encoding MAAAEAANCIMEVSCGQAESSEKPNAEDMTSKDYYFDSYAHFGIHEEMLKDEVRTLTYRNSMFHNRHLFKDKVVLDVGSGTGILCMFAAKAGARKVIGIECSSISDYAVKIVKANKLDHVVTIIKGKVEEVELPVEKVDIIISEWMGYCLFYESMLNTVLYARDKWLAPDGLIFPDRATLYVTAIEDRQYKDYKIHWWENVYGFDMSCIKDVAIKEPLVDVVDPKQLVTNACLIKEVDIYTVKVEDLTFTSPFCLQVKRNDYVHALVAYFNIEFTRCHKRTGFSTSPESPYTHWKQTVFYMEDYLTVKTGEEIFGTIGMRPNAKNNRDLDFTIDLDFKGQLCELSCSTDYRMR
- the PRMT1 gene encoding protein arginine N-methyltransferase 1 isoform X2, which produces MAAAEAANCIMENFVATLANGMSLQPPLEEVSCGQAESSEKPNAEDMTSKDYYFDSYAHFGIHEEMLKDEVRTLTYRNSMFHNRHLFKDKVVLDVGSGTGILCMFAAKAGARKVIGIECSSISDYAVKIVKANKLDHVVTIIKGKVEEVELPVEKVDIIISEWMGYCLFYESMLNTVLYARDKWLAPDGLIFPDRATLYVTAIEDRQYKDYKIHWWENVYGFDMSCIKDVAIKEPLVDVVDPKQLVTNACLIKEVDIYTVKVEDLTFTSPFCLQVKRNDYVHALVAYFNIEFTRCHKRTGFSTSPESPYTHWKQTVFYMEDYLTVKTGEEIFGTIGMRPNAKNNRDLDFTIDLDFKGQLCELSCSTDYRMR
- the PRMT1 gene encoding protein arginine N-methyltransferase 1 isoform X1; translation: MGRAPKPTSPGEGRESLCYEKDVVEYKLPPIGDLSLPGAYAKNFVATLANGMSLQPPLEEVSCGQAESSEKPNAEDMTSKDYYFDSYAHFGIHEEMLKDEVRTLTYRNSMFHNRHLFKDKVVLDVGSGTGILCMFAAKAGARKVIGIECSSISDYAVKIVKANKLDHVVTIIKGKVEEVELPVEKVDIIISEWMGYCLFYESMLNTVLYARDKWLAPDGLIFPDRATLYVTAIEDRQYKDYKIHWWENVYGFDMSCIKDVAIKEPLVDVVDPKQLVTNACLIKEVDIYTVKVEDLTFTSPFCLQVKRNDYVHALVAYFNIEFTRCHKRTGFSTSPESPYTHWKQTVFYMEDYLTVKTGEEIFGTIGMRPNAKNNRDLDFTIDLDFKGQLCELSCSTDYRMR
- the PRMT1 gene encoding protein arginine N-methyltransferase 1 isoform X5, translating into MVSCGQAESSEKPNAEDMTSKDYYFDSYAHFGIHEEMLKDEVRTLTYRNSMFHNRHLFKDKVVLDVGSGTGILCMFAAKAGARKVIGIECSSISDYAVKIVKANKLDHVVTIIKGKVEEVELPVEKVDIIISEWMGYCLFYESMLNTVLYARDKWLAPDGLIFPDRATLYVTAIEDRQYKDYKIHWWENVYGFDMSCIKDVAIKEPLVDVVDPKQLVTNACLIKEVDIYTVKVEDLTFTSPFCLQVKRNDYVHALVAYFNIEFTRCHKRTGFSTSPESPYTHWKQTVFYMEDYLTVKTGEEIFGTIGMRPNAKNNRDLDFTIDLDFKGQLCELSCSTDYRMR
- the PRMT1 gene encoding protein arginine N-methyltransferase 1 isoform X4 — protein: MVGVAEVSCGQAESSEKPNAEDMTSKDYYFDSYAHFGIHEEMLKDEVRTLTYRNSMFHNRHLFKDKVVLDVGSGTGILCMFAAKAGARKVIGIECSSISDYAVKIVKANKLDHVVTIIKGKVEEVELPVEKVDIIISEWMGYCLFYESMLNTVLYARDKWLAPDGLIFPDRATLYVTAIEDRQYKDYKIHWWENVYGFDMSCIKDVAIKEPLVDVVDPKQLVTNACLIKEVDIYTVKVEDLTFTSPFCLQVKRNDYVHALVAYFNIEFTRCHKRTGFSTSPESPYTHWKQTVFYMEDYLTVKTGEEIFGTIGMRPNAKNNRDLDFTIDLDFKGQLCELSCSTDYRMR